One window from the genome of Solea solea chromosome 13, fSolSol10.1, whole genome shotgun sequence encodes:
- the LOC131471366 gene encoding phosphatidylinositol 4-phosphate 5-kinase type-1 alpha-like isoform X2 — protein sequence MCDENSQTIMATAGTADSGLTAPTGTSSIRKMAPSEMPGSSSTSQSMKKTIGHRGVETTTGETTYKKTTSSALKGAIQLGITHTVGSLSQKAERDVLMQDFVVVESIFFPSEGSNLTPAHHYSDFRFKTYAPIAFRYFRELFGIRPDDYLYSLCNEPLIELSNPGASGSLFYVSSDDEFIIKTVQHKEAEFLQKLLPGYFMNINQNKRTLLPKFYGLYCVQAGGKNIRIVVMNNLLPRIIPMHLKYDLKGSTYKRRASPKERERPVPIYKDLDFIQDLPDGLLLEVDNYNALCKTIQRDCLLLQSFKIMDYSLLMGIHNKDQAIRERERGVGNSGDIGGPEGSVTPDQRRPQTQKSLYCTAMESIQGEARGKGALDSEDHMGGIPARNSKGERLLIYIGIIDILQSYRFIKKLEHSWKALVHDGDTVSVHRPGFYAERFQHFMCNTTFKKIPLKPSPSKKSRGGGQGGLRRAPTLGAPTPLSHASGQMSMDSRLVYHSHYRSTESEADSGIQSGRPDLVPRTPPLLDNPADCEANLSTSSLGSTGVAPTSPPLRSVGVEVHKSANTDLDQGGNHSFGVEGAADNSGNLSGNEDVVSLSDIVPETNICF from the exons gGACCAGCAGCATCAGAAAAATGGCCCCCTCAGAG ATGCCTGGCTCTTCAAGCACAAGTCAGAGTATGAAGAAGACCATTGGACATCGTGGTGTTGAGACCACCACGGGAGAGACCACCTACAAAAAG ACCACGTCATCTGCCTTAAAAGGTGCCATCCAGCTGGGGATCACTCACACAGTTGGCAGCTTAAGTCAAAAGGCGGAGAGGGATGTTCTCATGCAGGACTTTGTGGTGGTCGAAAGCATCTTCTTCCCCAG TGAAGGCAGTAACCTGACACCTGCTCATCACTACAGTGACTTTCGCTTTAAGACCTATGCTCCAATTGCCTTTCGTTATTTCCGAGAATTGTTTGGCATTCGGCCTGATGACTACCTG tATTCACTGTGTAACGAGCCTCTGATTGAGCTGTCTAATCCTGGAGCCAGCGGGTCACTGTTCTACGTCTCCAGTGATGATGAGTTCATCATCAAGACTGTTCAACACAAAGAGGCAGAGTTTCTCCAAAAACTCTTACCTGGATACTTCATG AatataaaccaaaacaaacgcACTCTGCTGCCGAAGTTCTATGGACTGTACTGTGTTCAGGCAGGGGGCAAGAATATCCGTATTGTAGTGATGAACAATCTTCTGCCTCGGATCATCCCTATGCACCTTAAATATGACCTGAAGGGCTCCACCTACAAGAGACGAGCTTCTCcaaaggagagagaaaggccTGTACCCATTTACAAAGACCTTGACTTCATCCAGGACTTGCCAGACGGCCTGCTACTGGAAGTGGACAACTACAATGCTCTTTGCAAGACAATACAGCGGGATTGCTTG CTTTTACAGAGTTTCAAGATTATGGATTACAGTCTCCTAATGGGCATCCACAACAAGGACCAGGCCATTCGAGAGCGAGAACGTGGTGTTGGCAATTCAGGGGACATTGGTGGGCCAGAGGGATCTGTGACTCCAGATCAGCGCCGGCCACAAACCCAGAAAAGTCTGTACTGTACAGCCATGGAATCCATCCAGGGGGAAGCTCGAGGGAAGGGAGCTTTAGATTCAGAAGACCA CATGGGTGGTATTCCAGCTCGTAATAGTAAAGGCGAGCGATTGCTCATCTACATTGGCATCATTGACATTCTGCAGTCCTATAG gTTTATTAAGAAGTTGGAACACTCCTGGAAGGCCTTGGTCCATGATGGG GACACAGTTTCCGTCCACAGGCCTGGTTTCTATGCAGAGCGTTTCCAGCATTTTATGTGCAACACAACGTTTAAGAAAATTCCAT TAAAACCGTCGCCATCTAAGAAGAGTCGTGGTGGAGGTCAGGGAGGTCTTAGGAGGGCCCCCACCCTCGGAGCTCCCACCCCACTCTCCCATGCGTCAGGACAGATGTCTATGGACTCCAGACTGGTGTACCACAGTCACTACAGAAGCACAGAGTCAGAGGCTGACAGTG GCATCCAGTCAGGCAGACCTGATCTTGTTCCGAGGACCCCTCCGCTATTGGACAACCCTGCTGATTGTGAGGCCAATCTTTCCACTTCATCACTTGGCAGCACAGGAGTTGCACCCACCTCTCCTCCACTGCG TTCTGTGGGAGTGGAAGTGCACAAATCGGCAAACACAGATCTTGACCAGGGTGGTAACCACAG TTTTGGGGTAGAAGGGGCTGCAGATAATTCTGGCAATCTGTCTGGAAATGAAGATGTCGTTTCACTATCTGACATTGTCCCAGAGACCAACATCTGTTTT taa
- the LOC131471831 gene encoding serum amyloid P-component-like, giving the protein MEKLLLLFALIATCFAAPQDLSNKVFVFPKETNTDHIKLLTTKTQFNAFTVCLRFFTDLKRPYGLFSLATPTKINSLVIYKPDVQNVLRLHVADPHTDFQSVSFGANTWHSLCTTWSSDNGLAQVWLNGRPTVKRFITSGMPITGAPKTILGQEQDKYDGGFDLNQSFVGMISKVHMWDHVLAPAEIRRYMNGKYFTPGNVFNWQALQYEIVGKIYVEEDQENM; this is encoded by the exons ATGGAGAAACTTTTGCTTCTATTTGCCCTGATTGCAACATGTTTCGCAGCACCTCAAG ATCTGTCAAACAAAGTGTTCGTCTTCCCCAAGGAGACCAACACGGATCACATAAAGCTCCTAACAACTAAAACCCAATTCAACGCCTTCACCGTCTGTCTCAG ATTCTTCACAGATCTCAAAAGGCCCTATGGGCTCTTCTCATTGGCTACTCCAACAAAAATCAATTCCTTGGTGATCTATAAGCCTGATGTACAGAATGTCCTCAGGCTCCATGTCGCGGACCCACACACAGACTTCCAGTCAGTGTCATTTGGAGCAAACACATGGCACTCCCTTTGTACCACCTGGAGCTCAGACAATGGTTTGGCTCAGGTATGGTTGAATGGCAGGCCAACCGTCAAGAGATTTATCACATCTGGTATGCCTATCACTGGAGCGCCAAAAACCATCCTGGGCCAAGAACAGGACAAATATGATGGAGGGTTTGATCTTAATCAGTCTTTTGTTGGTATGATTTCTAAAGTCCACATGTGGGACCATGTTCTCGCTCCTGCTGAGATCAGACGCTACATGAATGGCAAATACTTCACCCCGGGAAATGTGTTCAACTGGCAAGCCCTCCAGTATGAAATCGTTGGGAAAATTTATGTGGAAGAAGATCAAGAAAATATGTAA
- the LOC131471830 gene encoding 26S proteasome non-ATPase regulatory subunit 4-like has product MVLESTMVCVDNSEYMRNGDFLPTRLQAQQDAVNIVCHSKTRSNPENNVGLITMANNCEVLTTLTPDTGRILSKLHAVQPRGNISFCTGIRVAHLALKHRQGKNHKMRIIAFVGSPVEDNEKELVKMAKRLKKEKVCVDIINFGEEEMNTEKLTTFINTLNGKEGAGSHLVTVPPGPSLADALLSSPILAGEGGAVLGLGASDFEFGVDPSADPELALALRVSMEEQRQRQEDETRRAAVVSAAEVGIPSPPADKSEDALLKMSVSHTESTTPALPDISRMTEDEQIAYAMHMSMQGPGADFGAEDMDTGADIDSNEAKDEEDYDVMQDPEFLQSVLENLPGVDPNNEAIRNAMGSLASQTGPKPETKKDEEKKK; this is encoded by the exons ATGGTGCTTGAAAGCACTATGGTGTG TGTGGATAATAGTGAATACATGCGAAATGGAGACTTTCTGCCTACCAGGCTGCAGGCTCAGCAGGATGCAGTCAATATTGTTTGTCACTCCAAAACACGCAGCAACCCTGAAAACAATGTGGGCCTCATCACCATGGCAAA TAACTGTGAAGTGCTGACCACACTGACCCCAGACACGGGGAGAATACTGTCCAAGCTGCATGCTGTGCAGCCTCGTGGAAACATCAGCTTCTGCACTGGCATCAGAGTGGCACAT TTGGCATTGAAACACAGACAGGGCAAAAATCACAAGATGCGCATTATTGCATTTGTTGGAAGCCCAGTGGAGGACAATGAAAAAGAA CTGGTCAAAATGGCAAAGCgcttgaagaaagaaaaagtctgtGTGGATATCATTAATTTTGGAGAGGAG GAGATGAACACAGAGAAGCTGACTACCTTCATCAACACACTAAATGGGAAAGAAGGAGCGGGTTCCCACCTGGTCACAGTACCTCCAGGCCCCAGTCTGGCTGATGCCCTGCTCTCCTCACCCATCCTGGCTGGAGAGGGAGGTGCAGTGTTGGGTCTGGGTGCCAGTGACTTTGAGTTTGGAGTGGATCCCAGTGCCGACCCAGAGCTGGCCTTG GCCCTGCGTGTGTCTATGGAGGAGCAGAGACAACGCCAGGAGGACGAGACTCGCAGAGCAGCTGTTGTATCAGCTGCTGAAGTTGGCAttccctctcctcctgcagaTA AGTCAGAAGATGCTTTGTTGAAGATGTCCGTCTCACATACAGAGTCCACCACACCTGCTTTACCAGACATCAGCCGCATGACTGAGGATGAACAGATTGCCTATGCTATGCACATGTCCATGCAGGGACCTGGAGCAG ACTTTGGTGCTGAGGACATGGACACGGGAGCTGACATAGATTCCAATGAGGCAAAG GATGAAGAGGACTACGATGTTATGCAAGATCCAGAGTTCCTACAGAGTGTTCTTGAAAACCTTCCTGGAGTCGACCCCAACAATGAGGCCATTCGTAACGCCATGGGCTCTCTGGCTTCACAGACTGGCCCTAAACCAGAGACCAAGAAAGacgaagagaaaaagaaataa
- the LOC131471366 gene encoding phosphatidylinositol 4-phosphate 5-kinase type-1 alpha-like isoform X1, whose amino-acid sequence MATAGTADSGLTAPTDIRTQFWRRALQRGTSSIRKMAPSEMPGSSSTSQSMKKTIGHRGVETTTGETTYKKTTSSALKGAIQLGITHTVGSLSQKAERDVLMQDFVVVESIFFPSEGSNLTPAHHYSDFRFKTYAPIAFRYFRELFGIRPDDYLYSLCNEPLIELSNPGASGSLFYVSSDDEFIIKTVQHKEAEFLQKLLPGYFMNINQNKRTLLPKFYGLYCVQAGGKNIRIVVMNNLLPRIIPMHLKYDLKGSTYKRRASPKERERPVPIYKDLDFIQDLPDGLLLEVDNYNALCKTIQRDCLLLQSFKIMDYSLLMGIHNKDQAIRERERGVGNSGDIGGPEGSVTPDQRRPQTQKSLYCTAMESIQGEARGKGALDSEDHMGGIPARNSKGERLLIYIGIIDILQSYRFIKKLEHSWKALVHDGDTVSVHRPGFYAERFQHFMCNTTFKKIPLKPSPSKKSRGGGQGGLRRAPTLGAPTPLSHASGQMSMDSRLVYHSHYRSTESEADSGIQSGRPDLVPRTPPLLDNPADCEANLSTSSLGSTGVAPTSPPLRSVGVEVHKSANTDLDQGGNHSFGVEGAADNSGNLSGNEDVVSLSDIVPETNICF is encoded by the exons ATATTAGGACTCAGTTCTGGAGGAGAGCATTACAGCGAG gGACCAGCAGCATCAGAAAAATGGCCCCCTCAGAG ATGCCTGGCTCTTCAAGCACAAGTCAGAGTATGAAGAAGACCATTGGACATCGTGGTGTTGAGACCACCACGGGAGAGACCACCTACAAAAAG ACCACGTCATCTGCCTTAAAAGGTGCCATCCAGCTGGGGATCACTCACACAGTTGGCAGCTTAAGTCAAAAGGCGGAGAGGGATGTTCTCATGCAGGACTTTGTGGTGGTCGAAAGCATCTTCTTCCCCAG TGAAGGCAGTAACCTGACACCTGCTCATCACTACAGTGACTTTCGCTTTAAGACCTATGCTCCAATTGCCTTTCGTTATTTCCGAGAATTGTTTGGCATTCGGCCTGATGACTACCTG tATTCACTGTGTAACGAGCCTCTGATTGAGCTGTCTAATCCTGGAGCCAGCGGGTCACTGTTCTACGTCTCCAGTGATGATGAGTTCATCATCAAGACTGTTCAACACAAAGAGGCAGAGTTTCTCCAAAAACTCTTACCTGGATACTTCATG AatataaaccaaaacaaacgcACTCTGCTGCCGAAGTTCTATGGACTGTACTGTGTTCAGGCAGGGGGCAAGAATATCCGTATTGTAGTGATGAACAATCTTCTGCCTCGGATCATCCCTATGCACCTTAAATATGACCTGAAGGGCTCCACCTACAAGAGACGAGCTTCTCcaaaggagagagaaaggccTGTACCCATTTACAAAGACCTTGACTTCATCCAGGACTTGCCAGACGGCCTGCTACTGGAAGTGGACAACTACAATGCTCTTTGCAAGACAATACAGCGGGATTGCTTG CTTTTACAGAGTTTCAAGATTATGGATTACAGTCTCCTAATGGGCATCCACAACAAGGACCAGGCCATTCGAGAGCGAGAACGTGGTGTTGGCAATTCAGGGGACATTGGTGGGCCAGAGGGATCTGTGACTCCAGATCAGCGCCGGCCACAAACCCAGAAAAGTCTGTACTGTACAGCCATGGAATCCATCCAGGGGGAAGCTCGAGGGAAGGGAGCTTTAGATTCAGAAGACCA CATGGGTGGTATTCCAGCTCGTAATAGTAAAGGCGAGCGATTGCTCATCTACATTGGCATCATTGACATTCTGCAGTCCTATAG gTTTATTAAGAAGTTGGAACACTCCTGGAAGGCCTTGGTCCATGATGGG GACACAGTTTCCGTCCACAGGCCTGGTTTCTATGCAGAGCGTTTCCAGCATTTTATGTGCAACACAACGTTTAAGAAAATTCCAT TAAAACCGTCGCCATCTAAGAAGAGTCGTGGTGGAGGTCAGGGAGGTCTTAGGAGGGCCCCCACCCTCGGAGCTCCCACCCCACTCTCCCATGCGTCAGGACAGATGTCTATGGACTCCAGACTGGTGTACCACAGTCACTACAGAAGCACAGAGTCAGAGGCTGACAGTG GCATCCAGTCAGGCAGACCTGATCTTGTTCCGAGGACCCCTCCGCTATTGGACAACCCTGCTGATTGTGAGGCCAATCTTTCCACTTCATCACTTGGCAGCACAGGAGTTGCACCCACCTCTCCTCCACTGCG TTCTGTGGGAGTGGAAGTGCACAAATCGGCAAACACAGATCTTGACCAGGGTGGTAACCACAG TTTTGGGGTAGAAGGGGCTGCAGATAATTCTGGCAATCTGTCTGGAAATGAAGATGTCGTTTCACTATCTGACATTGTCCCAGAGACCAACATCTGTTTT taa